From the genome of Streptomyces sp. NBC_01304:
GACTCCTTGCTCTCGGTGCGCCTGCGGTCCGCGCCGCGACCCGCTCGTCTTCCAGGGATACGACCGATCGGCCCGTCCCCGCCCGGCACTTGGGCTCGCTCAGATCCGGACCATGCCACGCAGACTGCTGACATCACCGCATCCCGAGCCCAGCAGCCGGCTACGCGTCCCGACGAAGGCCGCTCCCAGGTCCACGCGCTGTGTGCGGCTGAGTCTGCGGCAGGCACCGTTGAGCAGGGTGAGTTCCTCCTCATCCGCGTGGCGGGAGACCACCACGGACAACTGCCTCAGCCGCCAGTCCCATTCGTACGAGCCGATCTCGTCGATGCCCAGCAGGGCGAGCAGCACCATCACGCCGTCGCGGTGTCCGGCCACATCGTGCGCGGCGATGTCCGCGTCGACGCTCTCTCGTTCCTGATGCGTGGTGAGTACGGGGTAGACCACACTCGCCTCGGCCACCCCGTGCGCGACGAACAGATCGGCGAAGTGGTGCAGCGCGGCCCGCCGGTCGGCCTCGATGCTGCGCATCAGCCGGAGCAGGTCCTCCATCGTCCGATGGTCCTCGAGGATCAGCTCGACCACGTCTTGGTTTGTGGACATCGACTGCGCCTCCTCCCTGGAAGTGGGTACCCGGGGGCGCCTACCCCGGACTCCCTTGCCGCCATCCCCCCAATTGCTCCGACTGCCCGCCCCTCGCAGTCCCGGACGGCTCACTGACCGGGTCCTCAGCGGCCAGGAAGATTACGCAGACATATCGCGGGTAACCGGACTGTTCGCCCCGGCGGGACCGCTCGCTACATCGCGACACGTCCGCGCAGTCTCACTGGCTCCGCACAGAGGAGACCCCATGACGAGCGTCAAGGCACGCAAGCGGCGCGGACGCACGTCCGGCACCCGCTGGTACGTACTCAAGCGACGCACTCCCGGTTCCCGCGGCCGCGCCCGCAGCAGGCCAAGTAGATCCAAACGGACCCGCCGCACTTCTCAACAGGGCGACCCTCAACGGACGAACGGCCCTGCACTGCCCGCGGCTCTGCGCGTTCTCGTCATGCTCGCCGCCTTCGCGGCGATGGTGGGGTTCGGGGTGGTGCTCGCCCGACTGACCCTCGAGCCCTCCGTCGCCTCCGCATCGCTGACCCACAGCAACCTGCGCCCCGGGGACTCCATCCGCGACTATCTCGCACAGCCCGAATTCCGCGACACCATCAAGCAGTTGGGCGGGAACCTGCTGCTCGGCGTGCCCTTCGGGGTGCTCCTGCCGGTCCTGCTGCCGCGCACTCGCGGACTGCTCCGGGTCACACTCGCCACGGCCGTGGTGATGGTGCTCGTCGAACTCACCCAGGGCGCGCTGGTCACCGGCAGGACCTTCGACATCGACGATGTCATCCTCAACACCTTCGGGGCGCTCCTGGGTTACGTGCTTCTCGGCCGCCGCCTCGGCCGCGCCGTGCATCCTCGACGGCATCACTGGTGGCACCGCTGGACGCGGCAGGAGATCGCCAAGTCCTGACCTCCCTCCTCTCTCCCGAGGGACAGTCCGGCGGCCTTCTTCAGGTGGCGTACGCAGGTAACCCGACGTGCTGCGCCTGGTGTTCGCAGACGAACGGCCCAGGTGCGCCCATACGCGAGGCCGTGTCGTGGCCGGCTCAGGTCCTGTCGTGCGGCCGGGCCACCTCGCGGGTCCGGGCGGCGAGCAGGGCGATGTCGTCCCCCGACGGGCCGTCGGTGAGCTGGGCCAGGACGTCGTCGAGGATCTTGTGGAGGCTGTCGCGCGGGGACAGCCGCAGCCGGGTCAGCCGCTGCAGGGAAGCATCGATGTCCTCGCCCCGGCGCTCGATGAGGCCGTCGGTGTAGAGCAGCAGGACGCCACCGGGCAGTCCGGGCCGGGTCACGGTGGCGTACTCCCCCAGACCGGTGCCGAGCGGGGGTCCGGCCGGGACCGGAACGATCTGGGGTGGGCCGTCGGGGGTCAGCCGCAGCGGCGGCAGATGACCGGCACTCGCGTAGGTGACGGTGTCGGTGTGCGGGTCGCCGAGGACCAGGAGGCAGGTGGCGACCCGGTCGAAGCCGGACTCGGCGACCATGAGGTCGGCGTAGGTGAGGACATCGTCCAGGGCCAGACCGGATGCGGCCAGGGCGCGCAGCATCGAGCGGTAGTGGCTCATGGCGACGGCGGCCTCCACGCCGTGCCCCATGACATCGCCGATGACCAGCAGGTTGCGGCCCTGGGGCAGGGCGAGCGAGTCGAACCAGTCACCGCCGACCAGGGAGCTGTCGTCGGCGGGCAGATACCGCGAGGCGGTCTCCAGGCCGGGGTGCGGGGCGCTCGGCTCGCTCAGCAGGGCGCGCTGCAGCTCCAGCGCCATGGTGTGTTCGCGGGCGTAGTGGAAGGCCCGTTCCAGCGCACGGGCCGCGCGGGTGGCCAACTCCTCGGCGACCAGGGCGTCTTCAGGGGTGAAGGCCGGGGACGGGCCGGTACGGACCATGGACAGGGTTCCGAGCGGCCGCGACCGGGTGGCCAGCGGAACGACCAGCGCGGAGTGGATGCCCGCCGCGCGATAGCGGCGCAGGCGTTCGGCGTAGGGGCCCGCGACGGCGTCGCCGTCCGGGTCACGCAGGTCCTGCAGCCAGGGCCGGCCCTGTTCCATGGACTTGCGCAGCGGCGAGTCCGCGTCGTAGTCGACAAAGCCACTCGGGCGGGCAAGGTCGCCCAGCGCCTCCTTCAGGGCAAGAGTGGCGCTCAGCGCGGCGCGGCGCAGGCGCATGATGCCGGGCGGTGTGTGGTCCTGCCGGTCGGGCCGGTCCACGGGGTAGAGCTCGACGGCGGCGGCGTCGGCGAGGCCGGGCACGACGAAGTCGGCGAGCTCGGCGCAGGTGGCGTCGACGTCGAGGGTGGTGCCGATGCTCACGGCCGCCGTGTCCAGGAGAGCCATGCGCTGGTGGGCGCGCTCCAGGCCGTGCAGGTACTGGCGCGGCTCGGTGATTTCCAGGCCGATGCCGACCAGGCCGATGACGTTGCCGCGCTCGTCCTCGATGCGGTGATAGGTGCTGCGCCACTCGCGGTGGGCGAACGGGGAGCGGGCCTGGGTGTGGCCGGAGATGACGATCTCGCGAGGGCGGCCGTCCCGCAGGACCTGGCGCAGCGCCTCTGCCGGGCGGTACACGCCGGGGAGGAGGTCGGTGATGGTGCGGCCCATGTGGGCCTCGGCGGGCATTCCGTTCATGCGGGCCAGGTGCGGATTGACGTACAGGTAGCGCAGGTCGGTGTCGAGCACGACAATTCCCGCGGCCGCGCCGTCCACGATCTGCCGCAGCACCCGGTACTCGCGGCCCAACCGGGAAGAGGAAGCGGCCGGGCCCACCGCTGCGAGCAGCGCTTCCGCATCGAAGGTCACGAGCGGCCGCGCGGCGAAGGCGTCCCGGCTCACCGGCCACCTCCTCGACGTTCGTGCGGGGCGGCCGCGCGGTCGGCTGCCCTGCCCGTGCCGCCGGGCCGAGACTCCATGATCCGTCAGGGACGGGCGGCCCGCACGTCCACAGGATCGAACGTTCATTCGCGTTGCGGTGAGGGGCCTCCGCCGGTGTGCACGATCTGGACGAGGCGAGGCCGCACGGCCGACCGCCCCGCAGCTCGTACGCCCCCAACACCGCGGATGGGGAGGGTCATTGACAACAGCAAGAGGTGCGCGCAGGATCCGATCTCGGCCGGTATTTCCCGTACCGAGGGGGTACGTGCTTGAGATCACCGGCGATGGCGGCACATCAGGACCTCAAGGGGGAAATCGCGATGAGCAGCACCGAGGGCGGCAGACACGAGGGATTCTCGGCCGAGGAACGGGCCGCGATGAAAGACCACGCAAAAGAGCTGAAGGCGGAGGCACGCCGCAGCTCGCGCGCGGAGAAGGCGGCGGAGGCGGAGCGGGACGTACTCGCGAAGATCGCCGAGATGCAGGACTCGGACCGGGTCATGGCCGAACGCGTGCACGCCGTCATCACGGCCGGCGCGCCCGGCCTCGCACCGAAACTCTGGTACGGCATGCCCTCCTACGCGCTGGACGGCAAGGTCGTCTGCTTCTTCCAGAGCGCGGAGAAGTTCAAGGCCCGCTACGCGACCCTGGGGTTCAGCGACTTGGCGAAGCTCGACGAGGGCCCGATGTGGCCGGCCGCCTTCGCCCTGACCGAGGTAACACCCGAGGTGGAGGCGCAGATCGTCGCGCTCGTGGAGAAGGCCGTGCGCTGACGGGCGCCCGCCCGGTGAACGCCCCAGGCCTGCAGGGAACTTCTGCTGGGCCCGCAAGCGAAGCCGGCGGCGGAACGCCTTGCTGGTCTGTGATGTCCCTTGACCGGCAGCGTGACGCGGCAGGACTCTCCCCCAAGAGGGCGGCGCTCCGCCGCCGAGGGGGTAGTGATCATGGGCGAGAACCATGGATGGCTGCTGCAGGCGGGAGACTTCCTGCGCGTGGGCGACTGGCTGCTGTGCGGTGACGGCCCCAACGGCAACACCTATGCGGCCGTCATGCAGGGCAACGGGGATCTGCTTCTCTGCTACGCGACAGCGGACGGCAACCCCGACCCGTCGCGGCGCTACTACTCCCTGATCCGGGACAGCGCCCCGGGCCACATGGGGAATCCGAACTTCTACTTCAACCCGGCGCAGACCAACGGCCAGTACTTCACGGTCATGCAGATGGACGGGAACGTCGTGATGTACACGGGGCCCGACCCGGCGCGGTTGAGGCAGGCGTACTGGGCGACCAACACCTCCATCCTCAGGAACAGGGGCGGCTACTGCCTGTCGCTGGGACGCGACGGCAACCTGCGCCTGCACGACGTCGCAGAGGCCGCGGCGGACCCGACGAACCCCGAGGTCACGCCCGTGTTGTGGCAGACCGCGCTGACCTACCCGGCGCAGCGGGCCGCCCGCGGCAACTGCCTGCACACCGACCAGTGGCTGGCCACAGGCGACTACCTGACCTCCGCCAACGGCCGGTTCGCCGCGCTGTTGCGCGACGACGGCAACCTCGTGCTGTGCAGCACCGGCAGCAACCGCACCCCGGACACCAGCCGCATTTACTGGTCGGCCTTCGACCAGGGAGCCAGCCGCAAGGTCGGCACTCCCGCCGGCGCCCCGTACTGCGCCGTGCTGCAGACGGACGAGAACTTCGTTCTCTACAACGGCGGCCGCCCGCCCCACGCCGGAGACAAACCGTCGCCGTACTGGGCGATCAGCAACGTCGGCCGGCCCGCCACCGACTCCGTCGCCGTGCTGCGCGACGACGGGATCCTGGCCGTGCTCCCCGGCACGGACGCCGCCGCCACGGTGAGCCCTCGGTTCCAGACCACCGGGCCGCCGGACGTCCGTACGACGATGAAGGTCAACTGGCCGACGTACGCCAAAGCAGTCGTGCCGATCACGCTCACCAACCTGGGAACCACTCCCTCGGCGCCGGGCGCCATGAAGATCGACGTCAATCTGGTCCAGTTCTTCTCGAACAAGATGGGGGCGGGACCCGACTGCCAGATCACACGCGACGGCGAGCACAGCACCACGTTCGTCTGTCAGGTGCCGGCCATCGCCGCGGGAGCGACCCACACCCGTGAGCTGACCCTGGAGAACCTGTCCCACCAGGCCCCGCGCTACGCCCAGGCCCGTGTCACCACGACGATCCCGGGAGACACCGACCCGTCCAACAACTCCGGGTACACCGACATCACCTTCCGGGGCTAGGGTCTCGGCCGACGCGGCGGGCGCAGCAGTTCGGGGTCGTGGGGCACCTCCGCTCGCGCGGAGGTGCCCCGTCGCCGGGCCCGGGCACCCCATCTGTCGGCGTTGCGGCGCCACTTGAGCCCGAAGCGGGCTGCCCGAACTGCTACGGGCGCGGCAGTGAGGTGTTGGTGACCGGAAGCTTCTGCTGCGCACCCGCCACGTAGAGGTCCCTCGGCGCCGTGCGCAGTTCGAACGTGTCGTCGTAGCCGGAGACGCGCACGGACAGGACGAAGAAGCCGTCCTCCTCGGTGGTCGTCTTCACGTGGGACTCCTGCTCCCAGTAGGTCTGCAGGAAGACCTCGGTGCCTTGGGGCTCGACCCCCTTGGGGAGGGTGACCTTGCCCTGGACGGTGAGGATGTCGCCCGCCTTCACCTTCTTCTTGTTGACCTGGTAACTGACGGAGCTGGGCTTGGCGTTGGCGGCGACGGTGGTGTCCGTGTAGTAGCCGTCCTGCGGGGTGTCGGGGTCGCCGTCCTCGTCGTAGGCGGCCGTGATCTGCACTTTGTGCTGGACGTTGAGGAGGCTGCTGCCACTCACGTGGTCGATGTCGACATCGGGGATGGTGAACTTCCCGTCGGCGTCGGTGACCGGCCTGCCCAGGTCGCGGGGCTCGTAGTAGGTGGGGTCGATCGGGTCGCCCCACGGATTCCAGGTGGTGAAGCGGACGACCTCCTGGATGGTGACGGGGATGTTGGGCGCCGGGGTGCCATCCGCCTTCGTGACGGTGCCGGTGACGTCGACGCGCCGGTTGTCGTAGTCGGTGCTGGTCGGGTTGGTGCTCACGGTCAGCACATAGGCGTTGCCGGTTGAGGCGTCCGCGGGCCGGGCTGTGGCGGCGGGCGCGGACAGCGCGCCTGCGGCGAGCAGGAGTGCGGCGGTGGCGGCAAGCCGCGTGGGCAGGGACTTCCTGGGCACGGGTCAACTCCGAGTTCGGTCGAGACGAGAGGAGTCGCGCCTGGCGGCACCGGTTCCGCCAGGAGTGCGACATGCCAGGTTCGACCGGCGCGGTGGGGCGGGAGTTGTACCTGGGCGGCCGCTGTTACCCGGCTGTGGCAGGAGGTGGGTTTGTCCGGGTTGCGGGTTCACCTGAACGTCGGCCGGAGGTCGCCCCGCATTGCCCTCGGCGGGTACATGGAGGGGGCCGGCGTGGCGGCCGGAGGGGTTCGGCGAGCCGTCCGAGACCCACCCGAACGTTCCGAACGCCTAGAAGAACAGCACCAGTTGGGCCCCGGTGACTGACGCGGCAGCCTGTTGGGAGTCCGTGATCAAACACCCCCGCTCTGCAAAGCGGAACTCGACCATGGATTTAGTCAGACTCGAGTGAACGCGCCACACCTCTCGCGAACGGGTCCGCCCCGGCATCGAGCGCACCGTCGCCGCACCCAAACCACGGGCCCGACAAGCGTCCAGCCGCCCCAGCCGAGACCGGCGCCTCACCCCACCCGCATTCCGCGCTGTAAAGCGGACGCCGCGCACGCCTTATTGCCCATTCACAAGAGCAATTTGGAGTGCGTCCCGCATCGCGGCCGGGCGTTCGCTGAGGAGATATCAGTGCACGACTACCGAACAGAATTCTCCCGGCATGGCCTTGACACGACCATGCCGTGGCCAGAGCATTACTGGCGTTCACCAGTCCGGTGAACACTGCGACGTGGGAGGTTCTTGAATGTCCGCCATCGTCTCCACCCTGAAGCACACGAAGTACATCATGGGCTCCATGGCCGGCGTGCTGTTCACCAATTGCCCCAGCTAGTGGGCTTCCGGGGTGGACGGCGACCCGCCGTCCACCCCGGCCTTTCCGGGCATTCGAACTTCGGCATTTCGGGCGGGGAGAGTCATGTTCGACGCGGGCATCCGGCAGTTCCGGCTGGCATGGGCGATGGTGCTCGGACGCCCGATCAACGTACGATCCGCCGAGAAACTGGTCGCCGACGCCTTGGCGACGCTGGCTGAATTCGGCTCCCCCGGCGAGGACGTCGAGCAGCTGCTGCGCGGTGCCTCCGCAGACCCGCAGATGCGAACCGATCTCACGAACAAGGCAGTGCGCCGCACCGCGAAACGGCTTGCGGCCAAGTCGGCCTTCTACGCCGAACAGTTCAAAGCCGCCGGCATCGACCCGGCGACACTGGACATCGACAACATCACCGCGGTGCCGGTGACCACCAAGACCGATCTGGTCAAACGCGCCGACGATTTCCTGTGCAGCGAGCCGTTTCTCGCCTCCCGGACCACGGGGACGACAGGACGCCCCGCAGAGGTCTGGTACTCCGCGTACGAAGAGCGCCTGTGGCCCGCCCTGGTGGCCCTCTCCCAGATCCTTCGCGGCAACGTCCGCACCACTGATCTGATGCAGTTCAACGTGAGTTCACGCGCCACCGGCACGTCGTACGCCGAAATGCAGGTGGCCCGTCTGGCCGGCGCGGCCATCCGCATGGTCGGCCTGGTGCCGCCCGCCGAGACCCTCGACCTGATGACCGGCACGGACGCCAGCGCGCCCACCCTGATGGTCACTTACCCCAGCTACCTCGGCCGGCTGATCACCGAGGCACGTGAACGCGGCCTCGGACCCGACGACTTCAGGCTGCGCGCCATCAACGTCGGCAGCGAGGTGCTCTCGCCCGCCCTCGCCAAGGCGGCCGCCGACACCTTCGGCGCCCGCATCAACGACGGCTACGGCATGACCGAACTCACCCCGATGGCCGGCGCGATCTGCCGGCAGCAGCATCTGCACATCGACTCCAGCATCGGCCTGGTCGAGGTGTGCGACCTGGAGACCGGCGAACGGGCCGAACCGGGCGCCCTCGGCACGATCGTGGCGACGCCCTTCTACCCGTACCGGGAGTGCATGCCGCTGTTCCGCTACGACACCCGTGACCTGGTGCGCCGCCTTCCCGACGGGCCACTGGACTGCGAGATGGCGAACGTGCCGGCGACCTCGCACGTCCTCGGCAAGGCCGATCATGTGCTGCGCACGGCCGACGGCGTGGTGACACCACGCGATGTGATCGAGGTCCTGGACGCCCTGCCAGGGGTCCAGTGGCCGGTGCGGCACCGGGCCACCGTCGTCGACGGCAAACTGCGGATCGAGCTGCCCAGGTCGCAGTCCGGCGACTGGGACCGCGCCGACGTGATCGCCCGCTTCGCCGCCGCGGGCATGGACACCGACCTCGACATCGTGGACGTCGACGGCCGCGAACTACGGCGCTACCGCTGCGACTTGACCGAGAGCAGCTTCACGAGGAGGACCGCGTGAGCGGCGCACAGCACGCCTTCTTCATCCTTGTCACGCTGGGCATCTCGGTGGGCGTCGCGCTCGCGGGCGTCGCGTTCTTCCGCCGGTTCACCCTGCCGCGGCCGGCCGTCGGCGCGTTCAACGGCAACGACATGGTCATCATGATGGCCTTCGTCGTCGCGCTGCCTTTCCTCTATCTCGCCCTGCCCGGCTG
Proteins encoded in this window:
- a CDS encoding hemerythrin domain-containing protein, with protein sequence MSTNQDVVELILEDHRTMEDLLRLMRSIEADRRAALHHFADLFVAHGVAEASVVYPVLTTHQERESVDADIAAHDVAGHRDGVMVLLALLGIDEIGSYEWDWRLRQLSVVVSRHADEEELTLLNGACRRLSRTQRVDLGAAFVGTRSRLLGSGCGDVSSLRGMVRI
- a CDS encoding VanZ family protein: MTSVKARKRRGRTSGTRWYVLKRRTPGSRGRARSRPSRSKRTRRTSQQGDPQRTNGPALPAALRVLVMLAAFAAMVGFGVVLARLTLEPSVASASLTHSNLRPGDSIRDYLAQPEFRDTIKQLGGNLLLGVPFGVLLPVLLPRTRGLLRVTLATAVVMVLVELTQGALVTGRTFDIDDVILNTFGALLGYVLLGRRLGRAVHPRRHHWWHRWTRQEIAKS
- a CDS encoding SpoIIE family protein phosphatase, translated to MSRDAFAARPLVTFDAEALLAAVGPAASSSRLGREYRVLRQIVDGAAAGIVVLDTDLRYLYVNPHLARMNGMPAEAHMGRTITDLLPGVYRPAEALRQVLRDGRPREIVISGHTQARSPFAHREWRSTYHRIEDERGNVIGLVGIGLEITEPRQYLHGLERAHQRMALLDTAAVSIGTTLDVDATCAELADFVVPGLADAAAVELYPVDRPDRQDHTPPGIMRLRRAALSATLALKEALGDLARPSGFVDYDADSPLRKSMEQGRPWLQDLRDPDGDAVAGPYAERLRRYRAAGIHSALVVPLATRSRPLGTLSMVRTGPSPAFTPEDALVAEELATRAARALERAFHYAREHTMALELQRALLSEPSAPHPGLETASRYLPADDSSLVGGDWFDSLALPQGRNLLVIGDVMGHGVEAAVAMSHYRSMLRALAASGLALDDVLTYADLMVAESGFDRVATCLLVLGDPHTDTVTYASAGHLPPLRLTPDGPPQIVPVPAGPPLGTGLGEYATVTRPGLPGGVLLLYTDGLIERRGEDIDASLQRLTRLRLSPRDSLHKILDDVLAQLTDGPSGDDIALLAARTREVARPHDRT
- a CDS encoding iron chaperone; translation: MSSTEGGRHEGFSAEERAAMKDHAKELKAEARRSSRAEKAAEAERDVLAKIAEMQDSDRVMAERVHAVITAGAPGLAPKLWYGMPSYALDGKVVCFFQSAEKFKARYATLGFSDLAKLDEGPMWPAAFALTEVTPEVEAQIVALVEKAVR
- a CDS encoding acyl carrier protein; the protein is MPRKSLPTRLAATAALLLAAGALSAPAATARPADASTGNAYVLTVSTNPTSTDYDNRRVDVTGTVTKADGTPAPNIPVTIQEVVRFTTWNPWGDPIDPTYYEPRDLGRPVTDADGKFTIPDVDIDHVSGSSLLNVQHKVQITAAYDEDGDPDTPQDGYYTDTTVAANAKPSSVSYQVNKKKVKAGDILTVQGKVTLPKGVEPQGTEVFLQTYWEQESHVKTTTEEDGFFVLSVRVSGYDDTFELRTAPRDLYVAGAQQKLPVTNTSLPRP
- a CDS encoding phenylacetate--CoA ligase family protein is translated as MFDAGIRQFRLAWAMVLGRPINVRSAEKLVADALATLAEFGSPGEDVEQLLRGASADPQMRTDLTNKAVRRTAKRLAAKSAFYAEQFKAAGIDPATLDIDNITAVPVTTKTDLVKRADDFLCSEPFLASRTTGTTGRPAEVWYSAYEERLWPALVALSQILRGNVRTTDLMQFNVSSRATGTSYAEMQVARLAGAAIRMVGLVPPAETLDLMTGTDASAPTLMVTYPSYLGRLITEARERGLGPDDFRLRAINVGSEVLSPALAKAAADTFGARINDGYGMTELTPMAGAICRQQHLHIDSSIGLVEVCDLETGERAEPGALGTIVATPFYPYRECMPLFRYDTRDLVRRLPDGPLDCEMANVPATSHVLGKADHVLRTADGVVTPRDVIEVLDALPGVQWPVRHRATVVDGKLRIELPRSQSGDWDRADVIARFAAAGMDTDLDIVDVDGRELRRYRCDLTESSFTRRTA